A genomic window from Deltaproteobacteria bacterium includes:
- a CDS encoding isoprenylcysteine carboxylmethyltransferase family protein, translating into MIEKLRIRLTQLFVIILMVTIAVSSSAWEIKAPLFSTILFLVGAILVGIASLGRLWCSLYIAGYKTDNLVTEGPYSMSRNPLYFFSLLGALGVGFASETLLAPVIILSAFTIYYPLVIKSEEAELQRLHPEKFYTYFENVPKFFPSLSKLKEPEKYIVKPVIFKKHMFEALWFIWIVGLLEIIEELHELDVLPTMFKIY; encoded by the coding sequence ATGATTGAAAAATTAAGAATTCGGCTTACTCAATTATTTGTCATAATATTAATGGTTACAATAGCTGTATCCAGTAGTGCCTGGGAAATCAAAGCGCCTTTATTCAGCACAATTTTATTTCTCGTAGGGGCTATTTTGGTTGGGATTGCTTCATTGGGCCGATTATGGTGCTCTTTGTATATAGCAGGCTACAAGACAGATAATCTGGTTACAGAAGGGCCATATTCCATGTCTAGAAATCCTCTCTATTTTTTTAGTCTGCTCGGGGCACTGGGTGTCGGCTTTGCTTCAGAGACTCTTCTAGCTCCAGTTATTATTTTGTCTGCTTTTACGATATACTATCCTTTGGTTATTAAAAGTGAGGAAGCCGAGCTTCAGAGGCTGCATCCGGAAAAGTTTTATACATATTTTGAGAACGTGCCGAAGTTTTTTCCGAGCTTATCGAAGTTGAAAGAACCTGAAAAATATATCGTAAAACCAGTAATCTTCAAAAAGCATATGTTTGAGGCTCTTTGGTTTATTTGGATTGTTGGTCTGCTGGAAATAATTGAGGAACTTCATGAACTGGATGTTTTGCCCACCATGTTCAAGATTTATTGA